In a single window of the Flavobacterium ammoniigenes genome:
- a CDS encoding DUF4271 domain-containing protein produces MNEFVLHPRLTDNSDWVTLLFLICFATIAVTKSVFENRFGDFANLLFSDKYIKVYRESSNIKNGFTIALFFVQVISFAFFIQLSLHIYGFGAKEDWMQYIQIANFLLFFILSKVLIEKIIATAFHIEEFVEQFNHQKVTYRTYIGLILLPINMLFFYYENINTVFPTLIIAIVIAANLVTYVVSVKNYQNLIFSKLFYFILYLCALEIAPYYFMYYWFTKGVA; encoded by the coding sequence ATGAATGAATTTGTACTTCATCCCCGATTAACTGACAACTCTGACTGGGTAACCCTCCTGTTTTTGATTTGTTTTGCAACCATTGCAGTTACTAAATCAGTTTTCGAAAATCGATTCGGTGATTTTGCCAACTTACTTTTTTCAGACAAATACATAAAAGTATATCGGGAGAGTAGTAATATAAAAAATGGTTTTACCATAGCTTTGTTTTTTGTTCAGGTCATTTCTTTTGCCTTTTTCATTCAACTCTCCTTACATATTTATGGCTTTGGAGCCAAAGAAGATTGGATGCAATACATTCAAATTGCAAACTTTTTACTTTTTTTTATTTTGTCAAAAGTGCTAATTGAAAAAATAATAGCAACCGCCTTTCATATAGAAGAGTTCGTAGAACAATTCAATCATCAAAAAGTAACCTATCGAACTTATATTGGACTTATCTTACTTCCAATTAATATGTTATTTTTCTATTATGAAAACATAAACACAGTGTTTCCAACGCTTATTATCGCAATCGTAATAGCTGCAAACCTAGTGACTTACGTGGTTTCTGTTAAAAATTATCAAAATTTAATATTCAGCAAGTTGTTTTATTTTATTTTGTATCTTTGCGCTCTTGAAATAGCCCCTTACTATTTCATGTATTATTGGTTTACAAAAGGAGTCGCATAG
- a CDS encoding uroporphyrinogen-III synthase yields MKVKTILVSQPEPKVENSPYFELQQKHKVKIDFRPFIHVEGVNAKEIRLQKIDLNNYSAIILTSKNAVDHFFRVAEEMRYKVPEGLKYFCQSEAIAFYLQKYVVYRKRKIYVGPKDFADLSPLIKKYKDEKFLLPASDQLNADIPVTLNGLKVDWTPATFYKTVMSDLSDLADVYYDVLAFFSPTGIKSLFKNFPDFQQNDTRIAVFGSTTQKEALDHGLRIDIMAPTPGTPSMTMALEKYVAEANKGK; encoded by the coding sequence ATGAAAGTGAAAACAATTTTGGTGTCGCAACCAGAGCCTAAAGTGGAGAATTCTCCTTACTTTGAGCTGCAACAAAAGCATAAAGTAAAAATTGATTTCAGACCTTTTATTCATGTAGAAGGAGTTAATGCAAAAGAAATTAGACTGCAAAAAATTGACCTGAATAATTACAGCGCCATTATTTTGACTAGTAAAAATGCCGTAGATCACTTTTTTAGAGTGGCTGAAGAAATGCGTTATAAAGTTCCTGAAGGATTGAAATATTTTTGTCAGTCTGAAGCTATTGCGTTCTATCTTCAAAAATACGTGGTGTACAGAAAACGTAAAATCTATGTAGGACCAAAAGATTTTGCAGATTTATCTCCGTTGATTAAAAAATACAAAGACGAAAAATTCTTGTTGCCAGCTTCCGATCAATTGAACGCAGACATTCCGGTTACCCTAAACGGTTTGAAAGTGGATTGGACACCTGCTACGTTTTATAAAACCGTAATGAGTGATTTGTCTGATTTAGCTGATGTGTATTATGATGTATTGGCTTTCTTTAGTCCAACGGGAATCAAATCACTATTTAAAAATTTCCCTGATTTCCAACAAAACGATACGCGTATTGCTGTTTTTGGAAGCACTACTCAAAAAGAAGCGTTGGATCACGGATTACGCATTGACATCATGGCCCCAACTCCTGGAACCCCATCCATGACAATGGCATTAGAAAAATATGTTGCCGAGGCCAACAAAGGAAAATAA
- a CDS encoding Lrp/AsnC family transcriptional regulator, with protein sequence MKINSLQVEIDGIDKEILRDLMDDARKPILQIANKIGISGAAIHQRLRKLEQSGVISGSKFTVNHKVLGYNTMAFVGIYLDKAARNSEAVRDLKKIPEVLECHYTTGNWSILIKIICLDNEHLMHLLNTKIQAIEGVSRTETFISLDQQIDRQIQL encoded by the coding sequence ATGAAAATCAATTCCCTTCAAGTAGAAATAGACGGAATCGACAAAGAAATTTTGCGCGATTTAATGGACGATGCTCGAAAACCCATTCTACAAATTGCCAATAAAATTGGAATTTCAGGAGCTGCTATTCACCAACGTTTACGAAAATTAGAACAATCTGGCGTGATTTCTGGTTCTAAGTTCACCGTCAATCACAAAGTATTGGGGTACAACACCATGGCTTTTGTAGGGATTTATTTAGACAAAGCTGCCCGAAATTCAGAGGCTGTGCGTGACTTGAAAAAAATTCCAGAAGTTTTGGAATGTCATTATACTACAGGAAATTGGTCTATTTTGATTAAGATCATTTGTTTGGACAACGAGCATTTGATGCATTTACTGAATACAAAAATTCAAGCCATAGAAGGTGTTTCCAGAACCGAAACCTTCATTTCATTAGACCAACAAATAGACCGACAAATCCAATTGTAG
- the leuS gene encoding leucine--tRNA ligase: MKYNPNEIEAKWQKYWAENHTFAAQNNADKPKHYVLDMFPYPSGAGLHVGHPLGYIASDVYSRYKRHQGFNVLHPMGYDSFGLPAEQYAIQTGQRPEDTTSVNIDGGVDKEGNQIAGYRKQLDKIGFSFDWSREVRTSNPDYYKHTQWIFIQLFNSWYNKNSDKAEDIATLIALFEKEGNIAVNAVCDDNIGTFTASEWNAFSSEEQQKILLHYRLTYLAETEVNWCPGLGTVLANDEIVNGVSERGGFPVIRKKMTQWSMRISAYAERLLQGLDTIDWTESIKESQRNWIGKSVGAMVSFKVVGSETKQSIEVFTTRPDTIFGVTFMTLAPEHELVAQITTADQKQAVADYIEKTSKRSERERMADVKTISGVFTGAYAEHPFTKEPIPVWIGDYVLAGYGTGAVMAVPCGDERDYAFANFFKGQNGMPAIKNIFNKDISEAAYGDKGGFELIDSDFLNGLGYKEGTKKVIEALEKIGQGKGKTNYRLRDAVFSRQRYWGEPFPVYYVNGLPQMIAAQHLPIILPEVEKYLPTEDGLPPLGNATTWAWDSVQCSVVSNQLIDHKTIFPLELNTMPGWAGSSWYWMRYMDAQNENEFASQEALKYWESVDLYIGGSEHATGHLLYSRFWNKFLKDKGFAPTEEPFKKLINQGMILGMSAFVYRLDGTNTYVSKNQVKDQNVQPLHVDVNLINSSDELDIDAFKNWREEYANAQFITEENGKYIVGREIEKMSKSKYNVVTPDLICAEYGADTLRLYEMFLGPLEQAKPWNTAGISGVFGFLKKLCRLYFDDNGLVVTNNEPTKDNLKSLHKTIKKVAEDIESFSFNTSVSQFMICVNELSTQNCHERAILEPLAIIISPYAPHIAEELWSLLGHSNSIATVAFPKFEAAHLVESSKEYPVSFNGKMRFTLALPLDLTKEQIEEIVMKDERTLRQLDGRTPNKVIIVPGKIINLVG, encoded by the coding sequence ATGAAATACAATCCGAACGAAATTGAAGCGAAATGGCAAAAGTATTGGGCAGAAAATCACACTTTTGCAGCGCAAAATAATGCTGATAAACCCAAACATTATGTGTTAGATATGTTTCCTTATCCATCAGGAGCGGGCTTACATGTTGGGCATCCGTTGGGGTACATTGCTTCGGATGTGTACTCAAGATACAAAAGGCACCAAGGATTTAATGTTTTGCATCCAATGGGCTATGATAGTTTTGGATTACCGGCAGAGCAATACGCCATTCAAACGGGGCAACGTCCAGAAGACACAACTTCGGTCAATATTGATGGCGGGGTGGATAAAGAAGGAAACCAAATTGCAGGGTACAGAAAGCAGTTGGATAAAATTGGATTTTCATTTGATTGGAGCCGCGAAGTACGTACTTCCAACCCCGATTATTACAAACATACGCAATGGATTTTTATCCAACTATTTAATTCTTGGTACAATAAAAATTCAGACAAAGCAGAAGATATTGCCACTTTAATTGCCTTGTTCGAAAAAGAAGGGAATATTGCTGTCAATGCCGTTTGCGATGATAACATCGGCACTTTTACGGCTTCAGAATGGAATGCTTTTTCATCAGAAGAACAACAAAAAATACTATTGCACTACCGTTTAACCTACTTGGCAGAAACCGAAGTCAACTGGTGTCCAGGATTGGGAACTGTTTTGGCTAATGACGAAATTGTAAATGGAGTTTCTGAGCGTGGTGGTTTTCCAGTAATTCGTAAAAAAATGACGCAATGGAGCATGCGAATTTCGGCTTACGCGGAACGTTTGTTGCAAGGTTTGGACACTATTGATTGGACCGAAAGTATTAAAGAAAGTCAGCGCAATTGGATTGGAAAATCAGTTGGGGCCATGGTTTCATTTAAGGTCGTTGGGAGCGAAACGAAACAATCTATTGAAGTATTCACCACTCGTCCTGATACTATTTTTGGAGTAACGTTTATGACTTTGGCTCCAGAACACGAATTAGTTGCACAAATTACAACTGCCGATCAAAAACAAGCGGTTGCAGATTATATAGAAAAAACATCCAAACGCTCTGAACGCGAGCGTATGGCAGATGTTAAAACCATTTCAGGTGTTTTTACAGGAGCCTATGCGGAACATCCTTTTACCAAAGAACCAATTCCGGTTTGGATAGGCGATTATGTGTTGGCAGGATACGGAACCGGTGCGGTGATGGCAGTGCCTTGTGGAGACGAAAGAGATTATGCGTTTGCCAATTTCTTTAAAGGTCAAAATGGAATGCCAGCTATTAAAAATATTTTCAACAAAGACATTTCCGAAGCAGCTTATGGAGATAAAGGCGGATTTGAATTAATTGATTCGGACTTTTTAAATGGCTTGGGGTACAAAGAAGGAACAAAAAAAGTCATTGAAGCTTTAGAAAAAATAGGACAAGGAAAAGGAAAAACGAATTACCGTTTGCGTGATGCTGTTTTCTCTCGTCAGCGTTATTGGGGAGAACCATTTCCAGTCTATTATGTGAATGGATTGCCTCAGATGATTGCCGCCCAACATTTGCCTATCATTTTACCAGAAGTAGAAAAATATTTACCTACCGAAGATGGTTTACCGCCTTTAGGGAATGCGACTACTTGGGCTTGGGACAGTGTTCAGTGTTCAGTGGTTAGTAATCAGTTGATTGATCATAAAACAATTTTTCCTTTAGAATTGAACACTATGCCAGGTTGGGCAGGAAGTTCATGGTATTGGATGCGTTATATGGATGCGCAAAATGAAAACGAATTTGCAAGTCAAGAGGCTTTGAAATATTGGGAAAGTGTTGATTTGTATATTGGCGGAAGCGAACACGCTACAGGCCATTTATTGTATTCTCGTTTTTGGAACAAATTTTTAAAAGACAAAGGTTTTGCACCTACCGAAGAGCCTTTCAAAAAACTGATTAATCAAGGAATGATTTTAGGAATGAGTGCGTTTGTGTATCGTTTAGACGGAACCAACACCTATGTTTCTAAAAATCAAGTGAAAGATCAAAATGTACAACCGTTACACGTTGATGTGAATTTGATCAATAGTTCGGACGAATTGGATATTGACGCTTTCAAAAACTGGAGAGAAGAGTATGCTAATGCTCAATTTATAACCGAAGAAAATGGTAAATACATAGTAGGTCGCGAGATCGAAAAAATGTCCAAATCCAAATACAATGTCGTTACGCCCGATTTAATTTGTGCTGAGTACGGTGCCGATACCTTGCGTTTGTACGAAATGTTTTTAGGTCCATTAGAACAAGCCAAACCTTGGAATACAGCCGGTATTTCAGGTGTTTTTGGTTTCTTGAAAAAATTATGTCGTTTGTATTTTGATGACAACGGATTGGTGGTTACCAATAACGAACCTACTAAAGACAATTTAAAATCACTACACAAAACGATTAAAAAAGTAGCTGAAGATATTGAGAGTTTCTCATTCAATACATCGGTTTCACAGTTTATGATTTGTGTCAATGAATTGTCAACACAAAATTGTCATGAAAGAGCGATTCTAGAACCCTTGGCGATTATAATTTCGCCCTATGCTCCCCATATTGCAGAAGAGTTGTGGTCTTTGTTAGGTCACTCCAATTCAATTGCTACTGTGGCCTTTCCAAAATTTGAAGCAGCACATTTGGTAGAAAGCAGTAAAGAATATCCGGTTTCTTTTAACGGAAAAATGCGTTTCACTTTGGCATTGCCTTTGGATTTAACCAAGGAACAAATTGAGGAAATTGTCATGAAAGACGAACGCACCTTGCGTCAATTAGACGGAAGAACACCAAACAAAGTAATAATTGTACCTGGAAAAATTATCAATTTAGTAGGGTAG
- a CDS encoding cell division protein FtsX gives MSSSYDKFQKRRLISSYFSVVLSVFLVLFLLGMLGLFIINSKKLADDFRENIAMTVFFKNEANDTIIKSFDAELKKAPFAKTFEYVSKDAAAKQHTDIIGEDFVTFLGENPLQNSFDIHLKADYVYRDSIAKVESQLRKNPMISDIVYDKQLVNLVNDNIKKVSMWILIISGFFTIIAVLLINSSLRLSIHSNRFIIKTMQMVGATKAFIRKPFVLRSVRLGMIGAGLAILALIGVLIYLESNFPDLGLLDDQLLIALVLISVFALGVLITWLSTYFATQRFLNLRTDDLY, from the coding sequence ATGAGTTCTTCTTACGATAAATTTCAAAAACGCCGTTTAATTTCCTCCTATTTTTCAGTTGTATTAAGTGTATTCTTAGTGCTGTTTTTATTAGGAATGTTGGGGCTTTTTATAATCAATTCTAAAAAATTAGCCGACGATTTTAGAGAAAATATTGCCATGACTGTATTTTTCAAAAACGAGGCAAACGATACCATTATCAAATCCTTTGATGCCGAATTAAAAAAAGCGCCTTTTGCCAAAACTTTCGAATACGTTTCAAAAGATGCCGCGGCGAAACAACATACCGATATTATCGGAGAAGATTTTGTGACATTTTTAGGCGAAAATCCATTACAAAATTCTTTCGATATTCACTTGAAAGCTGATTATGTGTACAGAGATAGCATTGCAAAAGTAGAAAGTCAATTGCGCAAAAATCCGATGATTTCTGATATCGTTTACGACAAACAATTAGTGAATTTAGTGAATGACAATATTAAAAAAGTCAGCATGTGGATTTTAATCATCAGCGGATTTTTTACCATTATTGCTGTACTACTTATCAATAGTTCGTTGCGTTTGTCTATTCATTCCAATCGTTTTATCATCAAAACCATGCAAATGGTAGGTGCTACCAAAGCGTTTATTAGAAAGCCATTTGTGTTACGAAGTGTGCGTCTTGGAATGATCGGTGCCGGATTAGCAATTCTAGCTTTAATTGGCGTGTTGATCTATTTGGAAAGCAATTTCCCAGACCTAGGACTTCTTGATGATCAACTGCTGATTGCCTTAGTGCTGATCTCAGTGTTTGCCCTTGGAGTATTGATTACATGGTTGAGTACTTATTTTGCAACACAACGTTTCTTGAATCTACGTACAGACGATTTGTATTAA
- a CDS encoding DUF3098 domain-containing protein produces MKNKNENPQEFLFDKVNYKILLIGIAVIALGFILMSGGGSDDPNVFNEDVFSFRRIRLAPTTVLIGFGITIYAILKNPKKA; encoded by the coding sequence ATGAAAAATAAAAACGAAAACCCACAAGAATTTCTTTTTGACAAAGTCAATTACAAAATTTTACTCATCGGTATTGCTGTAATTGCTTTGGGTTTTATTCTTATGTCAGGTGGTGGAAGCGATGATCCAAACGTTTTTAATGAAGATGTTTTTAGTTTTAGACGCATTCGTTTAGCGCCAACTACCGTTTTAATAGGTTTTGGAATTACTATTTATGCTATTTTGAAAAATCCAAAAAAAGCGTAA
- a CDS encoding undecaprenyl-diphosphate phosphatase: protein MNSFQAILIAIIEGLTEYLPVSSTAHMVFMSSYFGIQEDDFVKLFQVSIQFGAILAVVALYWKKFFDFSKFSFFIKLACAVIPALILGKLFDDAIEAVLGNPIPIAIVLIVGGIVLLFIDSKFQKPTILKEEDITIKKAVTIGFWQCLAMMPGTSRSAASIIGGMQQGLSRHAAAEFSFFLAVPTMLAVTCYSVFLKTYEASQMKGYELILKSDEHIQLFLLGNVVAFVVAILAIKFFIEIIKQYGFKPWGWYRIVVGTFLLLYFSFLK, encoded by the coding sequence ATGAATTCGTTTCAAGCTATTTTAATTGCAATTATTGAAGGTTTAACCGAATACCTTCCTGTTTCATCTACAGCGCATATGGTATTTATGAGTTCCTATTTTGGAATTCAAGAAGACGATTTTGTAAAGCTATTTCAGGTGTCTATTCAATTTGGAGCTATTTTGGCCGTAGTGGCGTTGTATTGGAAAAAATTCTTTGATTTTTCTAAATTTAGTTTTTTTATCAAATTAGCTTGTGCGGTAATTCCAGCTCTAATTTTAGGTAAATTATTCGATGATGCTATTGAAGCAGTTTTAGGAAATCCTATTCCAATAGCTATTGTGCTGATTGTAGGTGGAATTGTATTACTTTTTATCGATTCCAAATTTCAGAAACCAACGATTCTTAAAGAAGAAGACATCACAATAAAAAAGGCGGTAACCATTGGTTTTTGGCAATGTTTGGCCATGATGCCCGGAACTAGTCGTTCAGCGGCTTCTATAATTGGCGGAATGCAACAAGGTTTAAGTCGTCATGCTGCTGCCGAATTCTCGTTCTTTTTAGCAGTTCCTACTATGCTTGCAGTCACTTGTTATTCGGTTTTTTTAAAAACATACGAAGCTTCTCAAATGAAAGGCTACGAATTAATTTTAAAATCAGACGAACACATTCAATTGTTCCTTTTGGGTAATGTGGTGGCTTTTGTTGTGGCCATTTTGGCTATCAAATTCTTTATTGAAATTATCAAACAATATGGTTTTAAACCATGGGGTTGGTATCGAATTGTTGTTGGAACATTCCTATTACTGTATTTTTCATTTTTAAAATAA
- the truB gene encoding tRNA pseudouridine(55) synthase TruB — protein sequence MLIDKPLTWSSFQAVNKLKYSIKRRFDLPKKFKIGHAGTLDPLASGLLIICTGKFTKKITEIQAQPKEYTGTFFIGATTPSYDLETEIDQTYPITHIDDVLIHQTVVQFLGEIDQKPPVFSAIKKDGVRLYEHARAGVEVEITSRKTTIYEFEITRIALPEIDFRVVCSKGTYIRSLAYDFGKAMQSGSHLTALRRTKIGDYKVENALTPEEFEKVILNSEAAE from the coding sequence ATGCTTATTGACAAACCCCTGACATGGTCTTCGTTTCAAGCGGTGAACAAGTTAAAATATAGTATCAAGCGCCGTTTTGATTTGCCTAAAAAATTTAAAATTGGTCATGCCGGAACTTTAGACCCATTGGCTTCTGGATTATTAATTATTTGTACCGGGAAATTCACCAAAAAAATTACAGAGATTCAGGCACAGCCAAAAGAATATACCGGTACCTTTTTCATTGGAGCCACAACTCCTTCCTATGATCTAGAAACCGAAATTGACCAAACGTATCCAATCACTCATATTGATGACGTATTAATTCATCAAACTGTGGTACAATTTTTAGGTGAAATTGATCAAAAACCACCGGTTTTTTCGGCTATAAAAAAAGATGGCGTTCGTTTGTACGAACATGCTCGAGCTGGTGTTGAAGTCGAAATTACTTCTCGAAAAACAACTATTTACGAGTTTGAAATTACGCGAATTGCTTTGCCAGAAATTGACTTCAGAGTCGTGTGTAGCAAAGGAACCTATATTCGATCGCTAGCCTATGACTTTGGAAAAGCCATGCAATCCGGTTCGCATTTAACGGCATTGCGCCGAACAAAAATTGGCGATTACAAGGTAGAAAATGCTTTAACTCCAGAAGAGTTTGAAAAAGTTATTCTAAATTCTGAAGCAGCTGAATAA
- a CDS encoding thioredoxin family protein has protein sequence MKTFIAQALFQSHSYLEYRKLMADLLKEGKSTAVEQTQERTHYSELNESRMRRLDKTMHITDENSAKLKSLTKRYIWLVLTESWCGDAAQILPILHKMEIESNGEIEMKLVLRDENETLMNHFLTNKSKAIPKLIVIDKETGSVVGDWGPRPQGAIKLIEDYKDEFGRIDETAKANLQLWYLHDKGMGTQNEIIQLLQNLE, from the coding sequence ATGAAAACCTTTATTGCTCAGGCTTTGTTTCAAAGTCATTCGTATTTAGAATACAGAAAATTAATGGCTGATTTGTTGAAAGAGGGTAAATCGACTGCTGTAGAACAAACCCAAGAACGAACACATTACAGCGAGTTGAATGAATCTAGAATGCGACGATTGGATAAAACGATGCACATTACTGATGAGAATAGCGCTAAGTTAAAGTCATTAACTAAAAGGTATATTTGGCTTGTACTTACCGAAAGTTGGTGTGGAGATGCCGCACAAATTTTGCCAATTCTCCATAAAATGGAAATAGAATCTAATGGCGAGATCGAAATGAAATTGGTATTGCGTGATGAAAATGAAACGCTAATGAATCATTTTCTAACCAATAAAAGCAAAGCCATTCCAAAACTAATAGTCATTGACAAAGAAACGGGATCAGTAGTAGGAGATTGGGGTCCAAGACCTCAAGGCGCGATTAAACTGATTGAAGATTATAAGGATGAATTTGGAAGAATTGACGAAACGGCTAAAGCTAATTTGCAATTATGGTATTTACACGATAAAGGGATGGGTACGCAGAATGAAATTATTCAGCTGCTTCAGAATTTAGAATAA
- the pyrH gene encoding UMP kinase, with the protein MKYNRILLKLSGEALMGDLNYGIDPKRLAEYADEIKQIHDKGVEIAIVIGGGNIFRGVAGVSSGMDRVQGDYMGMLATVINGMALQGALEDKGMKTRLQTALKMESIAEPYIKRRAVRHLEKGRIVIFGAGTGNPYFTTDTAAVLRGIEVNADVILKGTRVDGVYDCDPEKNASAVKFDYISFEDVLSKGLNVMDTTAFTLSQENELPIVVFDMNKEGNLVKICEGQNIGTVVTI; encoded by the coding sequence ATGAAATACAATAGAATTCTTCTGAAATTAAGTGGCGAAGCTTTAATGGGCGATTTAAATTACGGAATTGACCCGAAAAGATTAGCAGAATATGCTGACGAAATCAAACAAATTCATGATAAAGGGGTGGAAATTGCCATTGTAATTGGAGGTGGAAATATCTTTAGAGGCGTTGCTGGAGTGAGTTCAGGAATGGATCGCGTTCAAGGCGATTATATGGGAATGTTAGCAACCGTAATTAACGGAATGGCTTTGCAAGGCGCTTTGGAAGACAAAGGAATGAAAACGCGTTTGCAAACTGCTTTAAAAATGGAATCTATTGCAGAGCCGTATATCAAAAGAAGAGCGGTTCGTCACTTGGAAAAAGGAAGAATTGTAATCTTTGGAGCGGGAACTGGAAATCCTTATTTTACAACAGATACTGCCGCAGTATTACGTGGAATTGAAGTCAATGCCGATGTGATTTTAAAAGGAACTCGTGTGGATGGAGTGTATGATTGCGATCCAGAGAAAAATGCGAGTGCTGTTAAATTTGATTACATCTCTTTTGAAGATGTGTTGAGCAAAGGATTGAATGTAATGGATACTACAGCTTTTACTTTGAGTCAGGAAAATGAATTACCAATTGTAGTTTTTGATATGAACAAAGAAGGCAACCTAGTCAAAATTTGCGAAGGCCAAAACATAGGAACTGTGGTTACTATTTAA
- the frr gene encoding ribosome recycling factor yields the protein MTEEIEFILDSTKESMEGSIEHLGKAFVNIRAGKASPAMLGSVFVDYYGSATPLSQVSKISIPDARTITLQPFEKNMLQAIEKAIMIANLGFNPMNNGDVVIISVPPLTEERRRELAKQAKAEAEDAKIGVRNARKDANTDIKKLEKDGTSEDICKSAEDEVQNLTNAYIKKIDELLAEKEVEIMKV from the coding sequence ATGACTGAAGAAATTGAATTTATATTAGATAGTACCAAAGAATCTATGGAAGGTTCTATAGAGCATTTAGGAAAAGCTTTTGTGAATATCCGTGCTGGAAAGGCTTCTCCAGCCATGTTAGGAAGTGTATTTGTAGACTATTATGGTTCGGCTACACCGCTATCGCAAGTATCTAAAATCAGTATTCCTGACGCAAGAACGATTACGTTACAGCCTTTCGAAAAAAACATGTTACAAGCTATTGAAAAAGCAATCATGATTGCTAATTTAGGCTTTAATCCAATGAACAACGGGGATGTAGTAATTATTAGCGTACCGCCTTTAACTGAAGAAAGACGTCGCGAATTAGCAAAACAAGCCAAAGCAGAAGCAGAAGATGCTAAGATTGGAGTTAGAAATGCACGTAAAGATGCCAATACCGATATCAAAAAATTAGAAAAAGACGGAACTTCTGAAGACATTTGTAAAAGCGCTGAAGACGAGGTTCAGAACTTAACTAATGCTTACATCAAAAAAATCGACGAACTTCTTGCAGAAAAAGAAGTAGAAATTATGAAAGTGTAA